CAGCCTGATGATCGCTGGAGCATACAAGATAACGAAAAGTTACTGCTTCGTACGACGATTCATATAGCAAATGCTGTAGATGTATACGATGAAGATGAAATTCTTTACGGTGAAGCTGAATAGTGTATCCATAGCAAGAAAATAAACAACCACCATTCAATGGTGGTTGTTTTTATGAAAGTAGAAACAGTTTACATAATACTATTATGGAGTGAAAACGATGTGGATAAAAATAGGTGACCGTTTATATCAAGCGAATGATTCCTCACGAGTTAAGTTTCGAACCACTTTTAGTAAACGTTTATTAGAAGAATTACGTGCGCTTGCTGAAAAAAATCACACGTACGCCAATTACTTGCTGGAAACAGGATTAGAAAAAACCTTAAGGCAAAATGAGTTTGTGAAGGACCAGTTTAAAAGACCGACTGATCGCATTCAGTACAAGACGACTTTTGATAAAGACCTGTTAAATATAGTGCGTAAGTATGCAAAAGACAAAAACGTATCGATAAATGACATAATGGAGTACAGTGTGAAAAATATCGACTTACAGAACGCAAAAAGTAGTTCTCACCGGTTTAGAGTGGAAGAATAATGATTTTATAATTCAACGCCCCCGTCATAATATAAATTATCGGAAGTTAAATCTCATATTTGAGTATTCTTAAATAAATGAGAAATTAAGTTATTTTCCTATAATGAGTCACCAGGTTTCATTTCCAATAAAAAAAGCAACGATTTTAAGTCGTTGCTAATGTTGTATTTGTATCTAATTCGATTTGATGTTTTTTCACTTGTAACCAAAAAACAAAACTCATGATAAAACTAAATGATCCAAATAAGATGACCATCCATTGCAATCCGATGAGATCTAATAATCCACCAGTTACAAGTAATACAATCTGGAACACTATTCTTTCTAGCATATTACGGAATGAGAAAAATCGTCCATGGTATTCTTTTGGCATCTGTCGTTGAAAAATGGTCATAATACTTGGGAAAAAACTCCCTACTGAATATCCAAATACTCCAAATGCTAGCAGAGTCAGCAACTGACTTTCTGCAAAAACGAGTAAATATTGAGCAACACCTATCATACTCGCGAAGAAAAAGATTAACACGCCAGTTTTCCATTTCTTTTGCAAGTATTTGACTAGAAACGAACCAAGCATTACAGATGTTCCTTCTACCGCGTAGATTAATCCTTTAATAGACGAAGAATCTTGAATTTCGCTTATATTTATGACAATTAAATTAAATGAACCTATAAATAGTAATGGTATAAGTAATAAAACAAGGCCCATTAATACTGCTGGATAGCCTTTAATCACTGGGAACATATCCATAAAAGAAGATTTCGTCGCATTTGGAAGTTTAATTTGAGCTTCCCTCTCCTCCCTCTTTTCTTCAATCTGAAGGAAAAAAGTAAAGAGTAAGAGACCTGCATAAGCTACCATAGAAACAATATATAAGGATTGAAGTGACCAATAAACTAGCACAACTCCTGCTAATGCTGTTCCTGCTATACGTGATAACGTCGCTACGTTCATATGATACCCATTCATTTGCAATAACTTTTCATCTGATACAACTAAAGGGATTGTTGCTTGAAGTGCAGGAAAATAAAATGCAGCGGAAAGTTGAATACTTATCATAAAAGCAACCATCCACCATATGGATCCTGTCGAAATCGCAATGAGCATAAAAATAACACTAAGCATTCTACCGATTCCCGATAAAATGAGCACCGTCTTTTTTCTAGAAGTATCAATGATTCTTCCAGCTAATGGTCCTATTGCGATACCTGCAAGTAAACCAATTGCCATAATAACGGATTTAAGAAAATCGGACGGAATTTCATGCTGCATGAACTCTAAATTACCAATAATGCCGGTCCACAAACCTAGACCGGCAATCATCTCTCCTGCTAATATAATCCATACATTTCGATTTTTGAACATTTTATTCCACTTTCTTTCCGACAACGATGCGGACAATCTTTCCATCCTTTTCTGTGTCAACAGCAAACGACCCGTTCGAATAGCGATCGGAAACGCGAATCGTTGATGGATAAATAGCTTCTTTTACACCTTTTGCTGTTTCAATAGAGACGATATCGTCTTTTTGAACGGAAAGTACGTTATACACACGATGAGGATTGCTTTTTAATTCTCTTAGTACCACAATCCCACGTTTTGCTCGTGCACCTACTTCGAATTCTTTGGAAGACATTTTTTTAACAGATCCACGATGCGTAATGAGAAGAAGGTCCATTTCATCTGAATTCGGCAATATGACCATACTTACTAGTTGATCGTTATCTTTTAAGTTAATACCTTTCACACCACCTGTTTTGACACCTGTTACAGGGATTTCAGATGAGGCAAATCGAACAGCATAACCGTATTCCGATACTAGTAAGATGTCTTTTGCTTCCTCCACTAACTCAACGGAAACTAAATGATCCTCTTTTTTCAACTTCATCGCGGTAAGACTCTTCGAATAACGTTGCACTTGAAAATCTT
The Paenisporosarcina cavernae genome window above contains:
- a CDS encoding rRNA methyltransferase — its product is MWIKIGDRLYQANDSSRVKFRTTFSKRLLEELRALAEKNHTYANYLLETGLEKTLRQNEFVKDQFKRPTDRIQYKTTFDKDLLNIVRKYAKDKNVSINDIMEYSVKNIDLQNAKSSSHRFRVEE
- a CDS encoding MFS transporter, encoding MFKNRNVWIILAGEMIAGLGLWTGIIGNLEFMQHEIPSDFLKSVIMAIGLLAGIAIGPLAGRIIDTSRKKTVLILSGIGRMLSVIFMLIAISTGSIWWMVAFMISIQLSAAFYFPALQATIPLVVSDEKLLQMNGYHMNVATLSRIAGTALAGVVLVYWSLQSLYIVSMVAYAGLLLFTFFLQIEEKREEREAQIKLPNATKSSFMDMFPVIKGYPAVLMGLVLLLIPLLFIGSFNLIVINISEIQDSSSIKGLIYAVEGTSVMLGSFLVKYLQKKWKTGVLIFFFASMIGVAQYLLVFAESQLLTLLAFGVFGYSVGSFFPSIMTIFQRQMPKEYHGRFFSFRNMLERIVFQIVLLVTGGLLDLIGLQWMVILFGSFSFIMSFVFWLQVKKHQIELDTNTTLATT